From a single Nostoc edaphicum CCNP1411 genomic region:
- a CDS encoding CHAT domain-containing protein: protein MWNAFPLSRYLLLLLVTAFIFVTVSPVLRASHAVDLPIGHFYRPEESLKDLGEQGKALYEAGRLVEAQQVLQKVFQEYKALGDKLRQAVTLSNLALVYQQRGMFAEANTAINDSLQLLGTQNSKQYLHVLAQTLEIQGSIQLEQGQAQQALQTWQQAEAEYTATSDVYDELRQRSAINRSRINQAQALQVIGFYRRALTMLTQVSQNLQSQPDSLTKVIELRSLGDALQLTGDLEKSREVLQQSLQTAQKLQSVPAIGAAFLSLGNTSRIAEDYQSAIAFYQQAIAKTPSSLTKVQAQINLLTILLDTQQWKIAQPLLKQIPTELDSLPLSQVAVYARIHFAQSLIKQQSANDSKDFAAKMLAKTTKLAQVLGDKRAESYAIGTLGKLYEQDKQWLNAQNLTQQALKLAESVNAPDIAYNWYWQLGRLLKQQGDTKGAIAAYDAAVNELQALRNDLVGVNRDVQFSFKESVEPIYRESVALLLSPGEQSEQTLDKARQRIEALQLADLDNFFREACLNVTKVLLDEVVDRDNPTSAVIYPIILPEELQVIVKIPQQHLRRYSVNKSQVEVEKTLGELRQYLTEPDRIEEVKILSKQVYSWLIQPIESELQDSNVNTLVFVLDGALRNVPMAVLYDGKQYLVEKYAVALNLGLQLQKPNFLAQENLQVLAGGLVQPPSQFRQFPPLPEIKSEFNLIAKAGIATIKLLDQDFTSKALEGKINSTPFNVVHLATHGQFSSRPEDTFILATDGPINVTDFDLLLRRRDEIYSQPLELLVLSACQTAEGDNRATLGLAGVAVRAGAKSTIASLWNVGDRSTAILVGEFYRELVSAKVTKAEALRRAQVTLLQKYPNYSRPGYWAAYVLVGNWL, encoded by the coding sequence ATGTGGAACGCCTTCCCTTTATCTCGGTATCTCCTGCTATTGCTAGTCACAGCATTTATTTTTGTTACCGTTTCACCTGTGTTAAGAGCATCTCATGCAGTTGATTTGCCAATTGGACATTTTTATAGGCCAGAAGAAAGCTTAAAAGATTTAGGAGAACAGGGAAAAGCACTGTATGAAGCAGGAAGGTTAGTAGAAGCGCAACAGGTTTTACAGAAGGTCTTTCAAGAATATAAAGCGTTGGGAGACAAGCTGAGGCAAGCGGTAACGTTGAGTAATCTTGCCTTGGTTTATCAACAGCGTGGGATGTTTGCCGAAGCAAATACGGCAATTAATGACAGTTTGCAACTGCTAGGTACTCAAAACTCAAAACAATACTTGCACGTTCTTGCTCAAACCCTGGAAATTCAAGGGAGTATACAATTGGAGCAAGGACAAGCCCAACAGGCATTACAAACTTGGCAACAAGCTGAGGCAGAATATACTGCAACTAGCGATGTCTACGACGAGCTACGCCAACGCAGTGCTATCAACCGCAGTCGGATTAATCAAGCACAGGCGTTGCAGGTAATAGGATTCTACCGTCGTGCCTTAACAATGTTGACTCAAGTCAGTCAAAATTTACAATCTCAACCAGATTCGCTCACCAAAGTTATAGAATTGCGATCGCTAGGAGATGCACTCCAATTAACTGGAGATTTAGAAAAATCCCGTGAAGTTTTACAACAAAGCTTACAAACTGCCCAGAAATTGCAATCTGTTCCAGCAATCGGTGCAGCATTCCTCAGTTTGGGCAATACTTCTAGAATTGCCGAAGATTATCAAAGTGCGATCGCCTTTTATCAACAAGCAATAGCTAAAACTCCTTCATCTCTTACCAAAGTCCAGGCACAAATAAATCTTCTGACTATCCTATTAGATACACAACAGTGGAAAATTGCCCAACCTCTCTTAAAGCAAATTCCTACTGAGTTAGATAGTTTGCCACTCTCTCAAGTAGCAGTTTATGCCAGAATTCATTTTGCTCAAAGCTTGATAAAACAGCAATCTGCCAATGACTCAAAAGATTTTGCTGCTAAAATGCTCGCTAAAACAACAAAGCTAGCACAAGTACTTGGTGATAAACGAGCAGAATCTTATGCGATCGGAACTCTGGGAAAGCTGTATGAACAGGATAAACAGTGGTTGAATGCCCAAAATCTGACACAGCAAGCACTTAAGTTAGCTGAATCTGTAAATGCACCAGATATCGCCTACAACTGGTATTGGCAACTAGGACGCTTGTTAAAACAGCAGGGAGATACCAAAGGAGCGATCGCAGCTTATGATGCTGCTGTTAATGAGTTACAAGCTCTCAGAAATGACCTAGTTGGAGTTAATCGAGATGTACAATTTTCATTTAAGGAAAGTGTAGAACCTATTTATCGTGAATCAGTAGCATTGCTTTTATCGCCAGGAGAGCAAAGCGAACAAACATTAGATAAAGCACGCCAGCGAATTGAAGCACTTCAATTAGCAGATTTAGATAATTTTTTTCGGGAAGCCTGCTTAAATGTCACAAAGGTTTTATTAGATGAAGTAGTAGATAGAGATAATCCTACATCTGCCGTTATTTATCCGATTATTCTGCCAGAAGAATTACAAGTCATTGTCAAAATTCCTCAGCAGCATTTGCGACGCTACTCAGTAAATAAATCTCAAGTTGAAGTAGAAAAAACTTTAGGGGAACTGCGGCAGTATTTGACTGAACCAGACAGAATAGAGGAAGTTAAAATACTTTCTAAGCAAGTATATAGTTGGTTGATTCAACCAATCGAGTCTGAGTTACAAGATAGTAATGTCAATACTTTAGTTTTTGTATTAGATGGTGCATTGCGAAATGTACCAATGGCAGTATTATATGATGGCAAACAATATTTAGTTGAGAAATATGCTGTTGCTTTAAATTTGGGATTGCAACTACAAAAACCCAATTTTTTAGCACAAGAAAATTTGCAGGTTCTTGCTGGAGGATTGGTACAACCTCCATCCCAATTTCGACAATTTCCGCCTTTACCAGAAATCAAATCTGAGTTTAACTTGATTGCAAAAGCAGGGATAGCAACCATAAAACTTTTAGATCAAGATTTCACTAGTAAGGCATTAGAAGGAAAGATTAACTCTACTCCATTTAATGTTGTTCATCTGGCAACTCACGGACAGTTCAGTTCTCGTCCTGAAGATACATTTATTTTGGCGACGGATGGGCCAATTAATGTTACTGACTTTGATTTACTATTACGCCGTCGAGATGAAATATACTCACAACCCTTAGAACTCCTCGTTTTAAGTGCTTGTCAGACAGCAGAGGGAGACAATCGGGCCACACTGGGGTTAGCAGGAGTTGCTGTGCGTGCAGGTGCAAAGAGTACAATAGCAAGTCTATGGAATGTTGGCGATCGCTCCACTGCAATTTTAGTTGGTGAGTTTTATCGTGAGTTAGTTTCTGCCAAAGTTACAAAAGCAGAAGCTCTGCGTCGCGCTCAAGTAACCCTTTTACAAAAGTATCCAAACTACAGCCGTCCAGGGTATTGGGCTGCTTATGTTCTCGTTGGTAACTGGTTGTAG
- a CDS encoding PPC domain-containing protein → MATFNLGTVGTTPVVRNNFSLTTSDPTDVFKFQISGTKNINLSLTDISAGDDAELLLFRDNGNGIFDSGDQLVNSSANSRNRDESINDRENTGTYFAQVRRFAPGSSGTVSYDFAVSATTPNSTAGFSNLLPREFELGNLSADVSRSSLINDGDTTDTYQFSLGTFEGVNITLNRLLADADIRLIRDFNNNRIVDAGEEIARSTRGGTTADVISNIRQSGDYFLQVQQFTGNTGYDLTFDHFTTPEA, encoded by the coding sequence ATGGCTACTTTTAATCTTGGTACAGTAGGCACTACCCCTGTTGTGAGAAACAATTTCAGTTTAACTACATCCGATCCCACTGATGTCTTTAAGTTTCAAATTAGTGGTACTAAAAACATTAATTTGTCTCTGACAGATATCAGCGCTGGTGATGATGCCGAGTTATTACTTTTTCGAGACAACGGTAACGGTATCTTTGATTCCGGCGACCAACTGGTGAATTCTTCCGCTAATTCTCGCAACAGAGATGAGTCTATTAATGATCGAGAAAATACAGGGACTTATTTTGCCCAAGTCCGTCGCTTTGCTCCTGGTAGTTCCGGCACTGTAAGTTACGATTTTGCTGTGTCTGCGACTACACCCAATTCAACAGCTGGTTTCAGCAATCTTTTACCTAGAGAATTTGAACTTGGTAATTTGTCTGCCGATGTTAGTCGCTCTAGTTTAATCAATGATGGCGACACCACAGATACTTACCAGTTCTCTCTAGGAACATTTGAAGGTGTCAATATTACGCTGAACAGACTCCTAGCTGATGCTGATATTCGACTGATTCGAGACTTTAACAACAATCGCATTGTTGATGCAGGCGAGGAAATTGCACGTTCTACTAGAGGTGGTACTACGGCTGATGTAATTTCTAACATTAGACAATCTGGTGACTACTTCTTGCAAGTTCAGCAATTTACTGGCAATACTGGCTACGACCTGACTTTTGACCACTTCACTACCCCTGAGGCTTAA
- a CDS encoding peptidylprolyl isomerase has translation MSKVLQISGAMPGLGYANIPKEIIPFLASYNLIPQLLSQSIIELAIAPITCTQAEISHALEQFYQHWDLTSPEKIEDWCLRYGLTPEQLELLATRKLRVEKFKKITWGHQLESYFLKRKRYLDRVIYSLIQTENKSIVNELFFRIAEGEDSFAELAREYSQGSEADRCGIIGPVELGSITPNFAQLLYTSQVGVVQPPVAFGNSWLIVRVEKVISAQLDDFMRQRLLQENFEAWFQEQLNKLSPEEKIWMGINTKSDQVREVA, from the coding sequence ATGAGTAAAGTTTTACAAATAAGTGGCGCGATGCCTGGGTTGGGCTATGCCAACATACCTAAAGAAATTATCCCTTTTTTGGCTAGTTACAACCTGATTCCACAATTGTTATCTCAGAGCATTATCGAATTAGCAATCGCACCAATCACCTGCACACAAGCAGAAATATCTCATGCCCTAGAGCAATTTTATCAGCATTGGGATTTGACAAGTCCAGAAAAAATTGAAGATTGGTGCTTGCGTTACGGTTTGACTCCAGAACAATTAGAACTTTTGGCAACCCGAAAGCTGAGAGTAGAAAAGTTTAAAAAAATAACTTGGGGACATCAATTAGAATCCTATTTCCTCAAACGCAAAAGATATTTAGATCGAGTTATTTATTCTTTGATTCAAACTGAAAACAAAAGTATTGTCAACGAGCTATTCTTCAGAATAGCAGAAGGAGAAGATTCCTTTGCTGAATTGGCACGAGAATATTCTCAAGGTTCGGAAGCTGATAGATGTGGCATTATCGGCCCAGTGGAACTTGGTAGTATTACTCCGAATTTTGCTCAACTACTTTACACAAGTCAAGTCGGCGTTGTTCAACCACCCGTAGCTTTTGGAAATTCATGGCTGATTGTGCGTGTGGAAAAAGTAATTTCTGCACAGTTAGATGATTTTATGCGCCAAAGATTACTGCAAGAAAATTTTGAAGCTTGGTTTCAAGAACAATTAAATAAATTGTCGCCAGAGGAAAAAATCTGGATGGGAATTAATACTAAATCTGACCAGGTGCGAGAAGTTGCATAG